The following proteins are encoded in a genomic region of Methylobacterium tardum:
- a CDS encoding GNAT family N-acetyltransferase: MEIEVETPGLIPARACPDIVIRASSDADVEAMVAIYEHHISRGVSDVGVGEEDRLLPDDLKRRRKTMRKKRLPHLVAERDGAVAGYAYAVPFRKRPAYRYTLKHSIYVHPDHLHAGIGRRLLPALIEACAAGGYRQMIGYIDAENAASLRLHEACGFERVGYLRAVGFKYGHWSDSVMVQRALGTGSEDRPG, from the coding sequence ATGGAGATCGAGGTCGAGACGCCCGGCCTAATCCCGGCCCGTGCCTGCCCCGACATCGTCATCCGCGCCTCCTCGGACGCCGATGTCGAGGCGATGGTGGCGATCTACGAGCACCACATCAGCCGGGGCGTCAGCGATGTCGGCGTCGGCGAGGAGGACCGGCTGCTCCCCGACGACCTGAAGCGGCGGCGCAAGACCATGCGCAAGAAGCGCCTGCCGCACCTCGTGGCCGAGCGGGACGGCGCGGTGGCGGGCTACGCCTACGCGGTGCCGTTCCGGAAGCGGCCGGCCTACCGCTACACGCTCAAGCACTCGATCTACGTGCATCCCGACCATCTCCATGCCGGGATCGGCCGGCGGCTGCTGCCGGCCCTGATCGAGGCCTGCGCGGCGGGCGGCTACCGCCAGATGATCGGCTACATCGACGCCGAGAACGCGGCCTCCCTGCGGCTCCACGAAGCCTGCGGGTTCGAGCGGGTCGGCTACCTGCGGGCGGTGGGCTTCAAGTACGGCCACTGGTCGGACAGCGTCATGGTCCAGCGGGCGCTGGGGACGGGGTCGGAGGACCGGCCGGGGTAG